The DNA window CGCGCCTTTGTTAGGCATAAACGGAACCTGTATGATTTGCCACGGGAGTTCGACGCCCAAGGCAATTATGCACGCAGTAATTGAAGCAAGCTCCATGATTAAGCAACGGGTGAATGAAAAGATAAGTCAAGAACTTGTCGGAATGATGGAGGAGGGAAAAAATGCAGAATAACGATGTGAGTTCAATGATCCGCGGGATAGGTGCGGCCGTTCCGGAGAGAATTCTCACCAATGCCGATTTGGCAAAAATAGTGGATACCAGTGACCAGTGGATTCAGGAGCGCACGGGAATGAAAGTCCGGCATATAGTCGACGATAAGGTTCAGAATTCTGACCTATCTGCGCAAGCTGCAAAGAAAGCTTTGGACGATGCACAAATGACCGCCGAAGAAATCGATACAATTATCGTCGCGACAGTGACCGGCGATGTCACATTCCCTGCCACTGCTTGCTATGTCCAGGAAAAAATTGGCGCCGTAAATGCCGCCGCTTTTGATATTTCGGCCGCGTGTTCAGGTTTCCTTTTCGGACTCAGTATAGCCGACGGATTTATCGCATCCGGAAAAAGCAAGAATGTCCTAATCATTGGCTGCGAAGTTCTCTCCAGAATATTAGATTGGAAAGACCGGACAACCTGTATTTTATTTGGCGATGCTGCAGGTGCTGCCGTGGTGGGCCCGGCAAATGGCGACGGCCGTGGTGTTTTAGGAACATTCATCAAAACCGATGGCAGACTCGCTCAATTGTTGTGGATGCCCGGCGGCGGTACCCGTTTCCCTGCGGAAGTAGCTTTAAGTGAGAACTTAAATAATATCAAAATGAAGGGACAGGAAGTATTCAAAGCAGCGGTTACCGCAATGGGTGACGCAGCAGTCCATATATTGAAAAAAACCGGGCTAACGCCGGATGAGATCGATCTGTTGATCCCTCATCAGGCCAATATCAGAATCATTAATGCGACTGCACGCCGGTTAAAAATGCCGATAGAAAAAGTTTTTATAAACGTACAAGACTACGGCAATACTTCCTCAGCCTCTATTCCGTTGGCACTCGCCGAAGCGCGGCAAAAAGGAATTTTAAAAGAGGGCGACGTTTGTCTGATGGTGACCTTTGGTGGCGGTTTTACCTGGGGTTCGGCCGCGGTTCGTTTTTAAGTCAATTTACGATTTTGAATTTGGAGGAAGTTGTAAATCGGCAAATTAGCATTTGTTTTTCCGGGTCAAGGTTCACAGTTTGTTGGGATGGCAAAAGACCTTTATGACCACTTTGAAGATGTTAAACAAACCTATGAGAACGCCAATCAAATTCTGGGTTTTGATTTAGCCGATATTTGTTTTAAGGGACCCGAGGAAAAACTAAGGCAAACCCGTGTCACTCAGCCGGCGATTTTTGTACACAGCACTGTTTTAGTAAAGCTTTTGTTTGAAAAGAATAGTAAGCCGGAAATGGCCGCGGGACATAGTCTTGGCGAGTATTCCGCTCTTTACGCTGCGGAAGCTTTGACCTTCGAAGATGGATTAAGACTGGTAAAAGTTCGAGCAGAGCTCATGCAAAAGGCCAGTGAACTCAACGAAGGGACTATGGCGGCGTTTATTGGCCTGCAAGAGGATGTCGTCGCGGAGGTCTGTGAAACCGCAAGTTCTGTGGGAGTGGTTCAGGTAGCGAACTTTAATTCACCTGGGCAAGTTGTGATTTCCGGCTCCGTTGCCGGTGTCAATCGCGCTATCGAAATCGCTAAAGAAAAAGGGGCAAAGCGGGCAATCCCGCTTGTGGTTGGAGGTGCCTTTCATTCACCTTTGATGGAGTATGCTTCAGAAGGGCTGCAGAAAGCGCTCGCGGAAGTTGAGATTAGGCCGGCAAGTATGCCTGTTTATTCAAATGTCCACGCAAAACCAGTCACTCAACCTGACGAAATCAAGCAGCTTTTAGCGGAACAGCTAACTAGTCCGGTGCGCTGGGTGGAAATTGTTGAGAGCATGATTCAAGATGGCGCTACTGAGTTTCATGAAGTTGGTCCCGGTTCAGTTTTAAGAGGCCTTTTAAGACGGATTAACAGAGAAGTCACCGGAAAATCCATAGATAAATTAGAAAATCTTCAAAGTTATTAAATCCTGGAATAGTCTTCACAGGCTTCTTGAGCCAATTAATCAGTCATATCTTGCGTGTTAATTGAAATGCTGGGATATTTTGACAAAAACGGAGACGATTTATGAAGTTAAAAGATAAAGTAGCAATTGTTACTGGTTCTGCACGCGGGATCGGCAGAGCAATTGCTCTGGAATTGGTGAGAAATGGTGCAAAATTGGTGATTTGTGATCTCAACATGGATGATATTCAAATAGTTGTTGATCAATTCACTGAAATGGGCGGCGAGGCTAAAGGATTTGTCTCGAATGTGACACAGGCCGAAGACGCTCAACAACTGATTGACAAAACCATTGAGGCATTCGGTAAAGTTGATATTTTAGTAAACAATGCTGGAATTACACGAGATAATTTGTTGATGCGGATGAAAGAAGATGAATGGGATGCTGTTATTGCCGTTAATTTAAAAGGGACGTATAACTGTATTCGAGCCATTGCCAAACCATTCATAAAGCAGCGGTCTGGAAAAATAATTAATCTTGCATCTGTAGTTGGTCAAATAGGAAATGCCGGCCAAGTAAATTATTCAGCTTCAAAAGCCGGAGTAATTGGCCTGACCAAAAGTGTAGCTAAAGA is part of the candidate division KSB1 bacterium genome and encodes:
- a CDS encoding ketoacyl-ACP synthase III, producing the protein MSSMIRGIGAAVPERILTNADLAKIVDTSDQWIQERTGMKVRHIVDDKVQNSDLSAQAAKKALDDAQMTAEEIDTIIVATVTGDVTFPATACYVQEKIGAVNAAAFDISAACSGFLFGLSIADGFIASGKSKNVLIIGCEVLSRILDWKDRTTCILFGDAAGAAVVGPANGDGRGVLGTFIKTDGRLAQLLWMPGGGTRFPAEVALSENLNNIKMKGQEVFKAAVTAMGDAAVHILKKTGLTPDEIDLLIPHQANIRIINATARRLKMPIEKVFINVQDYGNTSSASIPLALAEARQKGILKEGDVCLMVTFGGGFTWGSAAVRF
- the fabD gene encoding ACP S-malonyltransferase encodes the protein MGKLAFVFPGQGSQFVGMAKDLYDHFEDVKQTYENANQILGFDLADICFKGPEEKLRQTRVTQPAIFVHSTVLVKLLFEKNSKPEMAAGHSLGEYSALYAAEALTFEDGLRLVKVRAELMQKASELNEGTMAAFIGLQEDVVAEVCETASSVGVVQVANFNSPGQVVISGSVAGVNRAIEIAKEKGAKRAIPLVVGGAFHSPLMEYASEGLQKALAEVEIRPASMPVYSNVHAKPVTQPDEIKQLLAEQLTSPVRWVEIVESMIQDGATEFHEVGPGSVLRGLLRRINREVTGKSIDKLENLQSY
- the fabG gene encoding 3-oxoacyl-[acyl-carrier-protein] reductase — protein: MKLKDKVAIVTGSARGIGRAIALELVRNGAKLVICDLNMDDIQIVVDQFTEMGGEAKGFVSNVTQAEDAQQLIDKTIEAFGKVDILVNNAGITRDNLLMRMKEDEWDAVIAVNLKGTYNCIRAIAKPFIKQRSGKIINLASVVGQIGNAGQVNYSASKAGVIGLTKSVAKELAARNVRVNAIAPGFIQTDMTAKLTEKAKEELTNAIPLGKLGQPEDVAKVVLFLASDDAAYITGQVINVDGGMVM